Proteins encoded within one genomic window of Bradyrhizobium sp. CB1717:
- a CDS encoding phosphopantetheine-binding protein, whose product MHDFAVNVQNRVLSVVRSVLQQNAIIAEVHPESRLVDIGLSSMGMVELMLKVEAEFDLILPQLEITPENFQSVKAMERMILNQLGSGSG is encoded by the coding sequence ATGCACGACTTTGCCGTCAACGTTCAGAATCGCGTCCTATCGGTCGTCAGGAGCGTCCTCCAGCAGAACGCAATCATCGCTGAGGTCCACCCGGAGTCACGACTCGTGGACATTGGGCTGAGCTCGATGGGCATGGTCGAGTTGATGCTCAAGGTCGAAGCCGAGTTCGATCTCATCCTTCCCCAACTCGAGATCACTCCCGAAAACTTCCAATCGGTGAAGGCGATGGAGCGGATGATCCTCAACCAGCTCGGATCCGGGTCGGGATGA
- a CDS encoding long-chain-acyl-CoA synthetase, giving the protein MKPVEQRLCFESQASRIEQVREDTDPARPHDQSINKAAIQRATRRDTSRRSAAKTWLQAITLTARLEAQPHRLFADIVEDWAQRQPGRPALLSDGQSFTYGELSNRINRYARWARHLGLHAGRTVCLLAPNRPDYLACWLGISSAGGTVALINTRLVGPSLAHCIDVAHADHLILAADCVDAFEGARPHLHRVPQCWGLGTGDRRDDLDAALAAFEPRPLSSAERGDVTIDERALLIYTSGTTGLPKAANVSHRRVLAWGGWFAGLTDASTDDRLYDCLPLHHSVGGVAAPCSMLCAGGSVAIAEKFSAGRFWHDIERFDCTAFQYIGELCRYLLKAPVSEQETRHRLRLAVGNGLRRDIWEMFANRFAIPQILEFYAATEGNFSLFNVDGKPGAIGRIPPVLAHRFPTSIVKVDADSGSPVRNEAGLCIACTPGETGEAVGRIGKANSDGRPFEGYTDAVETKKKILRDVFAMGDAWFRSGDLMMRDAQGYLHFIDRVGDTFRWKGENVATSEVSDAIADCPGVLDASTYGVAVSGTDGRAGMAALVVDQDFDFGMFSEHLSYRLPPYAIPAFVRLCPSLDTTDTFRKKKQRLISEGFDPSVVGDPLFVRDPATGRYRSIDRAVYARIIEGAIRL; this is encoded by the coding sequence ATGAAGCCAGTTGAACAAAGATTGTGCTTCGAGAGCCAAGCAAGCCGCATCGAGCAGGTGCGCGAGGATACCGATCCAGCCCGGCCGCACGATCAATCCATAAACAAAGCCGCGATCCAGCGCGCGACCAGACGCGACACTTCGCGCCGCTCCGCCGCCAAGACTTGGCTGCAGGCCATCACACTGACTGCACGGCTCGAAGCCCAGCCGCATCGTCTGTTCGCCGACATCGTCGAGGATTGGGCACAACGGCAGCCCGGGCGCCCCGCCTTGCTCTCGGATGGCCAGTCCTTCACCTACGGCGAACTCAGCAATCGCATCAACCGGTATGCGCGTTGGGCACGGCACCTTGGCCTTCATGCCGGCCGCACCGTCTGCCTCCTGGCACCGAACCGGCCGGACTACCTCGCCTGCTGGCTCGGTATCAGCAGCGCCGGCGGAACGGTGGCGCTGATCAACACCAGGCTGGTCGGCCCGTCCCTCGCCCACTGCATCGATGTCGCGCATGCCGACCACCTCATCCTGGCTGCCGATTGCGTGGACGCCTTCGAGGGCGCCCGTCCCCACCTGCACCGCGTGCCGCAATGCTGGGGCCTTGGCACCGGCGATCGACGTGACGACCTGGATGCGGCGCTCGCCGCCTTCGAGCCACGACCGCTGTCCTCCGCCGAACGTGGCGACGTCACGATCGATGAACGCGCGCTCCTCATTTACACCTCGGGCACCACCGGCCTGCCGAAGGCGGCGAACGTCAGTCATCGCCGCGTTCTCGCCTGGGGCGGGTGGTTTGCCGGACTGACGGACGCGTCCACCGACGATCGCCTCTACGATTGCCTGCCGCTCCATCACTCCGTGGGTGGCGTCGCGGCTCCCTGCAGCATGCTCTGCGCGGGCGGCTCTGTCGCGATTGCGGAGAAATTTTCCGCCGGCCGCTTCTGGCACGACATCGAGCGTTTCGACTGTACCGCCTTCCAGTACATTGGCGAGCTCTGCCGGTATTTGCTGAAGGCGCCAGTGTCCGAACAAGAGACGCGGCACCGGCTGCGGCTGGCTGTCGGGAACGGGTTGCGCCGCGACATCTGGGAGATGTTCGCCAACCGGTTCGCGATTCCGCAGATCCTCGAATTCTATGCCGCAACCGAAGGCAATTTTTCGCTGTTCAACGTGGATGGAAAGCCAGGTGCGATCGGCCGGATACCGCCAGTTCTCGCGCATCGCTTTCCAACCTCGATCGTCAAGGTCGACGCTGACAGCGGCAGCCCAGTCCGTAACGAGGCCGGGCTCTGCATCGCGTGCACCCCCGGCGAGACCGGCGAGGCTGTCGGACGTATTGGCAAGGCCAATTCCGACGGTCGCCCCTTCGAAGGCTACACGGATGCCGTCGAGACCAAGAAAAAGATTTTGCGCGACGTCTTCGCAATGGGGGATGCCTGGTTCCGCAGTGGAGATCTGATGATGCGCGACGCGCAGGGTTACCTCCACTTCATCGACCGCGTCGGCGACACCTTTCGCTGGAAGGGCGAGAACGTCGCGACCAGCGAGGTGAGCGACGCAATCGCGGACTGCCCCGGCGTTCTCGACGCCTCGACCTATGGAGTTGCGGTGTCCGGGACCGACGGCCGCGCCGGCATGGCGGCCCTGGTGGTCGACCAAGACTTCGATTTCGGAATGTTCAGCGAACACCTTTCGTATCGCCTGCCGCCTTATGCAATCCCGGCTTTCGTCAGGTTATGCCCGTCGCTGGATACGACCGACACTTTCAGAAAGAAGAAGCAGCGATTGATCAGCGAGGGGTTCGATCCTTCGGTCGTGGGTGATCCCCTGTTCGTACGTGATCCGGCGACCGGTCGCTATCGTTCGATCGACCGGGCCGTCTACGCGCGCATCATCGAGGGCGCAATCAGGCTCTAA
- a CDS encoding acyl carrier protein has product MSVRTKIFSAMKQIAEEQKVTLPPLQDDLSLNETGFDSLAFAILVARLEDELGVDPFTVAEDAAFPSTLGEFIRAYENVPA; this is encoded by the coding sequence ATGTCGGTCAGAACGAAGATCTTCTCCGCGATGAAGCAGATCGCCGAAGAACAGAAAGTCACGCTTCCACCGCTTCAGGACGACCTGTCCCTGAACGAAACCGGATTCGATTCGCTGGCTTTCGCCATCCTGGTGGCAAGGCTGGAGGACGAACTCGGCGTCGATCCCTTCACTGTCGCCGAGGATGCAGCCTTCCCGTCTACCCTTGGTGAGTTCATCAGGGCCTACGAGAATGTTCCCGCCTGA
- a CDS encoding class I adenylate-forming enzyme family protein yields the protein MFPPDSIALRHYLGRGPKDRTISDARHSVSLTDIIEHSCLTGGCCELSGRSVLIATSRQLFSALAMIELDGVARRMLLCPPDLDWERLQALVEQAGIDTIVTDQPLSGYCAGRCSVIGIDLPERRAAGRMVDHATEWLMLTSGTSGLPKIVRHTLDGLAGAIIAEGPARHSDAIWATFYDIRRYGGLQILLRAVIGGGSMVLSEHGETIAAHMARLRAGGVSHISGTPSHWRKLLMSGAAANFSPRYIRLSGEIADQAVLDGLAQAFPRASIGHAYASTEAGVGFSVDDGREGFPAHLIGRNRDGVEMKVVEGSLRIRSNRTARAYVGADAPPLADAEGFVDTGDIVELRGERYHFVGRRGGIINIGGLKVHPEEVEAVINRHACVQMSRARSRRSPITGAIVVADVILTGGTDEKRHETIRAEILSRCKDGLVAWKVPAVIRFVERLEVTAAGKLARTDA from the coding sequence ATGTTCCCGCCTGACAGCATCGCGCTGCGCCACTACCTTGGCCGGGGGCCGAAAGACCGCACGATTTCCGATGCCCGGCACAGTGTATCGCTGACCGACATTATCGAGCACAGCTGCCTGACTGGCGGATGTTGCGAGTTGTCCGGTCGCTCGGTGCTGATTGCGACATCGCGACAGCTGTTCTCCGCGCTCGCAATGATCGAGCTCGACGGCGTCGCACGCCGCATGCTTCTATGCCCGCCCGATCTCGATTGGGAGCGCCTGCAGGCTCTGGTTGAGCAGGCCGGGATCGACACCATCGTCACCGATCAACCGCTATCCGGATATTGTGCTGGACGATGCAGTGTTATCGGCATCGACCTGCCTGAACGGAGGGCCGCAGGACGGATGGTCGACCATGCGACTGAATGGTTGATGCTGACCTCGGGGACGTCGGGGCTGCCGAAGATCGTCCGACATACACTCGACGGGCTCGCCGGCGCGATCATTGCCGAGGGGCCTGCGCGTCACAGCGATGCAATCTGGGCAACGTTCTACGATATCCGCCGCTACGGCGGCCTGCAGATCCTCCTGCGAGCCGTGATCGGCGGTGGATCGATGGTGCTATCCGAGCACGGGGAAACCATCGCGGCCCATATGGCGCGGCTGCGCGCCGGCGGCGTCAGCCACATCTCCGGCACACCGTCGCACTGGCGCAAGCTCCTGATGAGCGGCGCGGCCGCCAACTTTTCGCCGCGCTATATCCGCTTGTCAGGCGAAATCGCCGACCAGGCCGTGCTCGACGGCTTGGCCCAGGCATTTCCGCGCGCGTCGATCGGTCATGCCTATGCCTCAACCGAAGCCGGAGTCGGGTTTAGCGTCGACGACGGGCGCGAGGGGTTTCCCGCTCACCTGATCGGGCGAAATCGGGACGGCGTGGAGATGAAGGTCGTCGAAGGCTCGTTGCGGATCCGCTCCAACCGTACTGCGCGCGCCTATGTCGGCGCCGATGCGCCGCCGCTCGCCGACGCGGAAGGCTTCGTCGATACGGGCGATATCGTCGAATTGCGCGGCGAACGATACCATTTCGTCGGCCGGCGAGGCGGCATTATCAATATCGGCGGGTTGAAGGTGCATCCGGAAGAGGTGGAGGCTGTGATCAATCGTCACGCCTGTGTTCAAATGTCGCGGGCGCGATCGCGCAGGAGTCCGATCACGGGCGCCATCGTGGTTGCCGATGTCATCCTCACGGGCGGCACCGATGAGAAGCGCCACGAGACCATCCGCGCAGAGATACTCAGCCGATGCAAGGACGGCCTGGTCGCATGGAAGGTTCCCGCGGTGATCCGTTTCGTCGAGCGGCTCGAGGTCACGGCTGCGGGGAAACTGGCGCGCACCGATGCGTAA
- a CDS encoding SDR family NAD(P)-dependent oxidoreductase yields the protein MRNTGGSRGIGLAIARRLAASRDYNVIALARREGEQLATAVREAEGRLHFRSCDLALIDAIRALARSVRAQDVCRLHNSAQPPVRCPSIVLQAFSASASVTNAEPPILIAPFPP from the coding sequence ATGCGTAACACCGGCGGCAGCCGCGGTATCGGCTTGGCCATTGCGCGCAGGCTCGCCGCATCCAGAGACTACAACGTGATCGCGCTGGCGCGCCGCGAGGGCGAGCAGCTTGCTACTGCCGTGCGAGAAGCGGAAGGACGCTTGCATTTTCGCTCCTGCGACCTCGCGCTGATCGATGCGATCCGGGCCTTGGCAAGATCAGTGCGCGCGCAGGACGTATGCAGGTTGCACAATTCAGCTCAGCCCCCCGTCAGATGTCCAAGCATCGTGTTGCAGGCCTTCTCGGCCTCCGCGAGCGTTACAAACGCCGAACCGCCGATTTTGATCGCGCCGTTCCCCCCATAG
- a CDS encoding response regulator transcription factor, with product MRRTNIVIADRHPVVLQGLSNVLGTESDFNVIATCSDAASCIQAIRSLAPDIAIVDPAMPELAALIVLSVSPENRSTHLVFFASSEDCGLLLDVAPLACSIVLKDVEPEALVQSLRHIANGRNLLPIMSSDSIASQEQGANSDRMMTALTDRERQIMRLVSEGLSNKEIGRRLTISVGTIKVHLHNIFQKLEISNRTVLAAIALAQHDPPTDGER from the coding sequence ATGCGACGTACTAATATAGTCATTGCAGACCGGCATCCGGTCGTCCTGCAGGGATTGAGCAACGTGCTCGGTACCGAGTCGGACTTCAACGTCATTGCGACTTGTAGCGACGCTGCAAGCTGCATCCAGGCGATTCGCAGCTTGGCGCCCGACATCGCGATTGTTGATCCCGCGATGCCCGAGCTCGCCGCGCTGATAGTCCTTTCCGTCAGTCCAGAAAATCGTTCGACGCATTTGGTGTTTTTCGCCTCGAGTGAAGATTGCGGATTGCTTTTGGATGTAGCCCCTCTTGCCTGCAGCATCGTCCTGAAGGATGTGGAGCCAGAGGCGCTGGTGCAGTCCTTGCGACACATCGCCAATGGCCGAAATCTGCTGCCGATTATGTCATCCGATTCGATCGCATCGCAGGAGCAGGGCGCGAATTCGGACAGGATGATGACAGCTCTGACGGACCGCGAGCGTCAGATCATGCGTCTGGTATCCGAAGGATTGTCGAATAAGGAAATCGGGCGACGGCTGACCATTTCCGTCGGCACCATTAAAGTTCACCTTCACAACATTTTCCAAAAACTTGAAATCAGCAATCGAACGGTGCTCGCGGCAATAGCTCTCGCGCAACATGATCCGCCGACAGACGGAGAGCGCTAA
- a CDS encoding response regulator transcription factor, with protein sequence MFLIIHSGDDFGIEIAQIGYLKDRYPDAPIAIVSDNYRPVELASAFRAGANGYFVNIISCDAFIKSVELVTMGETVYPPAFLSFALDGNHERETTTLNENEHAILVTSDDAISPQLSPREKAILSCLIEGDSNKCIARKIDIAEATVKVHVKAILRKIRVQNRTQAAIWGMNHGSLVRAVNGRALTSVDLDRGIAKPLQVISEMEPITEPAPLAPQSSHVAVPPIDDLLRKGVDRGTRAAARLYK encoded by the coding sequence ATGTTTCTCATCATCCACTCCGGCGATGATTTTGGCATCGAGATAGCGCAGATTGGATATTTGAAAGATCGCTATCCCGACGCGCCCATTGCAATCGTGTCCGACAATTATCGGCCGGTTGAACTGGCTTCTGCATTTCGTGCAGGCGCCAACGGCTACTTCGTCAACATCATTTCGTGCGACGCTTTCATCAAGTCCGTTGAGCTCGTCACGATGGGCGAGACCGTCTACCCACCGGCATTTCTGTCGTTCGCTCTAGACGGCAATCACGAACGCGAAACGACAACACTCAACGAAAACGAGCACGCGATCCTCGTCACGTCGGACGACGCGATCTCGCCGCAGCTTTCGCCGCGCGAAAAGGCAATTCTATCCTGCCTTATCGAGGGCGATTCCAACAAATGCATTGCCCGAAAGATCGACATCGCCGAAGCTACCGTGAAGGTCCATGTCAAGGCGATCTTGCGCAAGATCCGGGTCCAGAACCGGACGCAAGCGGCGATCTGGGGAATGAACCACGGATCGCTGGTACGCGCGGTAAACGGTCGGGCGCTCACATCCGTCGATCTGGACAGAGGGATCGCGAAACCTCTCCAGGTGATTTCCGAGATGGAGCCGATCACCGAGCCGGCTCCATTGGCCCCCCAGTCTAGTCACGTAGCGGTACCCCCTATCGACGACCTACTCCGCAAGGGCGTGGACCGGGGGACGCGCGCCGCGGCAAGGCTCTACAAGTAG
- a CDS encoding Wzz/FepE/Etk N-terminal domain-containing protein, protein MVQTNRTDNWVNRDNMPPDFRPAPTMSLVEVLAFIRRHLSIISLATLATLVIAIIYLISAAPTYTAKAELVVDSRAVDPTSVSTIVESQIKIITSESIANAVIEKLGLAQDPEFEASQANPLHTLTSSISRLLGWSKPETKANAARYIVESFQRKLSAKRLGPTYLVEITFDSRDPDRAAQILNAVAEKYITRQMDYAGLRDDSWIKDRLNELSTQALAAQKALEDFSRNGKGTADSAATIDRLAAAAESSKSAHDNFRHVLRKMEATRQQSLPVFEASLITGASPPLRASSPKARVVLGAAIFAGALLGIAIGILRELSEILAIGREPRLSAQDDWIERPIPDVLRSDHQSEISAKTRPARLTGSG, encoded by the coding sequence ATGGTGCAGACCAACAGAACGGATAATTGGGTAAATCGGGACAATATGCCGCCTGACTTTCGTCCGGCACCCACCATGTCCCTGGTAGAAGTGCTAGCCTTCATACGACGACATCTCTCGATCATATCGCTGGCAACCTTGGCAACGCTTGTCATTGCCATAATTTACCTCATTAGCGCGGCACCCACGTATACGGCGAAGGCGGAACTCGTGGTGGACTCGAGAGCGGTCGACCCTACCTCGGTGTCAACGATCGTGGAAAGCCAGATTAAGATCATAACGTCTGAGAGCATCGCTAACGCTGTGATCGAAAAGCTCGGTCTTGCTCAAGATCCGGAATTTGAGGCCAGCCAAGCCAACCCCCTGCACACCTTGACCAGCTCGATATCCCGTCTGCTCGGCTGGAGTAAGCCGGAAACGAAAGCTAATGCGGCGCGGTATATTGTGGAATCGTTCCAACGCAAGCTTTCAGCCAAGCGTCTCGGCCCTACGTATCTTGTCGAGATTACCTTCGACTCCAGAGATCCTGATCGAGCGGCGCAGATCCTAAACGCCGTCGCGGAAAAATATATTACCCGTCAAATGGACTATGCCGGCTTACGAGATGATTCGTGGATCAAGGATCGATTGAACGAATTGAGCACTCAAGCATTAGCTGCCCAAAAAGCATTGGAGGATTTCAGCAGAAACGGGAAAGGTACAGCGGATTCCGCTGCTACTATCGATAGACTGGCAGCCGCTGCTGAATCATCCAAAAGCGCCCATGATAACTTTCGCCACGTGCTACGTAAGATGGAAGCCACGCGACAACAATCCTTGCCGGTGTTTGAGGCGAGTCTCATCACTGGGGCGTCGCCTCCTTTGAGGGCCAGTTCGCCAAAAGCCAGAGTCGTGCTTGGAGCAGCGATTTTTGCGGGAGCGCTTCTTGGCATCGCTATCGGAATACTGCGCGAACTGTCTGAAATTCTCGCCATCGGGCGGGAACCTCGTCTAAGCGCACAAGACGACTGGATCGAGCGACCTATTCCGGACGTGCTCCGATCAGATCATCAATCTGAAATATCGGCAAAGACAAGGCCAGCGCGCCTTACGGGTTCGGGGTGA
- the asnB gene encoding asparagine synthase (glutamine-hydrolyzing), with protein MCGISGIWERNGCSLQDLKRRASAMTQTLSHRGPDDSGVWLSEQVSIAFGQRRLAIIDLSPMGHQPMVSANAQYTITFNGEIYNFRELRAELERRGVQFRGHSDTEVIVEGFAQWGVKSTIARLNGMFAIAAWDARERQLFLARDRMGEKPLYWAIFDGLVLFGSELKALRAHPGWKPTLNRGAIAAFLRHSYVPGPFTIYEDVYKLPPAGFVKIAHGGGPEVGVYWDLAGVVSQGQRNTLRANEEELVDELEALLDDAVSRRMIADVPLGAFLSGGYDSSTVVALMQKASLRPVRTFTIGFENPVFDEAKHAEAVARHLGTDHTTFPVSGADALDVVPKLAEMYDEPFADPSQIPTHIVSALTRKRVTVALSGDGGDELFSGYDRYQRTENVWRPSAKVPLALRRLVSSSIRAVPPSTFDSIARYVPYVRRLPRVGQKAHRLAQILSMSSIDSVYYQVISQTQDDDLVKGSQEVRTACWDQNLEALLPDPVDCMRYLDMCAYLPDDILTKVDRASMAVALEVRVPLLDHRLVEWVWKLPSIQNARARRPKHLLRRVLARHVPDRLVERPKMGFGVPLGDWLRGPLRNWAEDLMSEACLSADDIFYVDAIRSLWAEFLSGDDRRYFLIWNVLMFQAWHRRWGEAAVADTGARRLESLLN; from the coding sequence ATGTGCGGAATTTCTGGGATTTGGGAGCGTAATGGCTGCAGCCTTCAAGACCTGAAAAGGCGGGCGTCTGCAATGACGCAGACCCTGAGCCACCGCGGGCCCGACGACAGCGGAGTTTGGTTAAGCGAACAAGTCAGCATTGCCTTCGGGCAACGTCGCCTTGCAATTATCGACTTGTCCCCAATGGGCCATCAACCGATGGTCTCGGCCAACGCGCAATATACAATTACCTTCAACGGTGAAATATATAATTTCCGAGAACTGAGGGCCGAATTGGAGCGCCGCGGAGTTCAGTTTCGCGGACATTCGGATACAGAAGTTATTGTCGAAGGCTTCGCCCAATGGGGGGTCAAATCGACTATCGCCCGCCTGAACGGGATGTTCGCAATTGCCGCGTGGGACGCCCGAGAGCGCCAACTGTTCCTAGCTCGTGATCGAATGGGCGAGAAACCGCTCTATTGGGCGATTTTCGATGGACTAGTTTTGTTCGGATCAGAATTGAAGGCGCTGCGCGCTCATCCCGGTTGGAAGCCAACTCTCAATCGTGGAGCGATCGCCGCCTTTCTTCGGCATAGTTATGTGCCGGGTCCATTCACGATCTATGAAGATGTCTACAAACTGCCGCCCGCCGGGTTCGTCAAGATTGCGCACGGCGGCGGCCCCGAAGTGGGCGTGTACTGGGACCTGGCCGGTGTTGTCTCGCAGGGGCAACGCAATACGCTTCGAGCCAACGAAGAGGAACTGGTCGATGAGCTTGAGGCTCTGCTCGATGATGCAGTATCGCGCCGCATGATAGCGGATGTTCCGCTTGGCGCCTTTCTGTCGGGCGGCTATGACTCATCTACTGTCGTCGCACTGATGCAGAAAGCTTCTCTGAGACCAGTCAGGACGTTTACCATCGGCTTCGAGAACCCGGTATTCGACGAAGCGAAGCACGCTGAGGCTGTCGCGCGACATCTTGGGACCGACCATACAACGTTTCCCGTTAGCGGCGCTGATGCCCTCGATGTAGTGCCGAAGTTGGCCGAGATGTATGACGAGCCATTCGCCGATCCCTCCCAGATCCCGACCCATATTGTTTCCGCCTTGACGCGAAAACGCGTTACGGTGGCCCTGTCAGGAGATGGTGGAGACGAATTATTTTCCGGATACGACCGGTATCAACGGACGGAGAACGTTTGGCGACCAAGTGCGAAGGTGCCGCTTGCCCTCCGCCGCCTCGTGTCTTCAAGCATTCGCGCTGTGCCTCCTAGCACTTTCGACAGCATAGCGCGCTATGTACCATACGTTCGGCGCCTGCCACGTGTTGGCCAAAAGGCTCATCGGTTGGCGCAAATCCTCTCAATGTCATCGATCGATTCCGTGTACTATCAAGTCATCTCACAGACCCAAGACGACGATCTTGTAAAAGGATCGCAAGAGGTGCGGACGGCCTGCTGGGACCAAAACCTCGAGGCCCTCTTGCCAGATCCGGTGGACTGTATGCGCTATCTGGATATGTGCGCGTATTTGCCCGATGACATCCTGACCAAAGTTGATCGGGCCTCTATGGCCGTGGCTCTTGAGGTGCGTGTGCCGCTCCTCGACCATCGACTGGTTGAATGGGTCTGGAAGCTGCCGTCAATTCAGAACGCGCGTGCCCGGCGCCCCAAACATCTGCTCCGGCGTGTTCTTGCTCGTCATGTGCCCGATCGTTTGGTCGAGCGCCCGAAAATGGGATTCGGGGTTCCGCTCGGAGATTGGTTGCGCGGTCCATTGCGGAATTGGGCCGAAGACCTGATGAGCGAAGCTTGCCTGAGCGCCGATGATATCTTTTACGTCGATGCCATTCGCTCGCTCTGGGCCGAATTTTTGAGCGGGGATGATCGGCGGTATTTCCTGATTTGGAATGTCTTAATGTTTCAGGCGTGGCATCGTCGATGGGGCGAGGCAGCGGTGGCCGACACCGGAGCAAGACGCTTGGAATCCCTTTTAAATTGA
- a CDS encoding HlyD family type I secretion periplasmic adaptor subunit, with amino-acid sequence MTSASRNIVTFPRAEVRRREHEIAFLPAALEITESPPSPIGRAIGASIIAVFCIALAWASFGSVDIVATATGKIVPGGRTKLIQPFETGVVRAIRVRDGQTVKAGEVLIELDPTMTEADQERQRSDLLGAELEVARLRAALTEDPLATFRPPQSASAAEIEMHRQFLISQRAEQNAKLAEIARQQGQKEAERATTSASVAKLQATIPVLQERVDIRKGLVDKALASKVVYLSEYQELVGLQQDLVLQQSRLNEADAAIALLKETKDRTAAEYRRATYDALAKAEQKAASAAQEVVKAERRTKLQQLTAPVDGVVQQLAVHTVGGVVTPAQALAIVVPSESQLEIEAMLSNRDIGFVHPGQKAEIKVDTFNFTRYGLLHGDVLSVSTDAITRDRPQGGSNDRALGTAQGSSEPKGQELEYAARISLDRTQMQVEDKLVKLGPGMAVTVEIKTGARTIISYLLSPLARYKQESLRER; translated from the coding sequence ATGACGTCCGCTAGCCGAAATATCGTTACGTTTCCGAGAGCCGAGGTTCGACGGCGTGAGCACGAGATTGCATTTCTGCCCGCGGCGCTCGAAATCACGGAATCGCCGCCGTCGCCGATCGGCCGCGCGATCGGGGCGAGCATCATCGCGGTGTTCTGCATTGCGCTGGCATGGGCATCGTTCGGCAGCGTCGATATCGTCGCCACCGCAACGGGCAAGATCGTGCCGGGCGGACGCACCAAGCTGATCCAGCCATTTGAGACGGGCGTTGTCCGCGCCATCCGCGTCCGCGACGGACAGACCGTCAAGGCCGGCGAGGTCCTGATCGAGCTCGACCCGACGATGACGGAAGCCGATCAGGAGCGGCAGAGAAGCGATCTCCTTGGGGCGGAGCTCGAGGTCGCGCGGCTGCGTGCAGCGCTCACCGAGGATCCGCTTGCAACTTTCCGGCCACCGCAGAGTGCAAGTGCCGCGGAGATCGAGATGCACCGTCAGTTTCTGATCAGCCAGCGTGCCGAGCAGAACGCCAAGCTCGCCGAGATCGCGCGCCAGCAGGGTCAAAAGGAAGCGGAGCGGGCAACCACGTCAGCGAGCGTAGCGAAGCTGCAGGCGACGATCCCGGTGCTCCAGGAGCGGGTCGATATTCGCAAGGGGCTCGTCGACAAGGCCCTGGCTTCGAAGGTTGTCTATCTGTCCGAGTATCAGGAGCTGGTCGGCCTTCAGCAGGATCTCGTCCTCCAGCAGAGTCGGCTGAACGAAGCCGACGCAGCCATCGCCTTGCTGAAGGAAACGAAGGACAGGACCGCCGCGGAGTATCGGCGCGCGACCTATGACGCACTTGCCAAAGCCGAGCAGAAGGCGGCGAGCGCCGCGCAGGAGGTGGTCAAGGCGGAGCGTCGCACGAAACTCCAGCAGTTGACAGCGCCGGTCGACGGCGTCGTGCAACAGCTCGCGGTGCATACGGTGGGAGGCGTGGTAACGCCGGCGCAGGCGCTCGCCATCGTGGTTCCAAGTGAGAGCCAGCTCGAGATCGAGGCGATGCTATCCAACCGGGACATCGGCTTCGTCCACCCCGGGCAGAAGGCGGAGATCAAGGTCGATACGTTCAATTTCACGCGCTATGGGCTCCTGCATGGGGACGTACTCAGCGTGTCGACGGATGCCATCACGCGCGACAGGCCACAGGGCGGATCGAACGACCGCGCGTTGGGCACGGCGCAAGGCAGCAGTGAACCGAAAGGCCAGGAGCTGGAGTATGCGGCGCGAATCTCACTCGACCGCACGCAAATGCAGGTGGAGGATAAGCTCGTCAAGCTCGGCCCGGGCATGGCAGTGACGGTCGAGATCAAGACCGGTGCGCGCACGATCATCAGCTACCTTCTCTCGCCGCTGGCGAGGTACAAGCAGGAATCGCTGCGGGAGCGGTAG